CTCGGACTCGAGCAAGCCAGTGTGCGGTTGCACACGCTGCATTTGCCGATAAAGGTCTGGGCTTACGACCAAGGCAAAATTGCTCACCAAGCCGTTGCCGACTAGGATTTCGATCCCCCGGGCGACGTCTGTAAAAGCCGTCTCGCCTTCGGCCCAGTTGCCTTTGGCGATTTTTTCGACTCCGGTGGCAGTTAGCAACCCCTCATAGCCTTGTTCAAGATTGCCAAGGAAAATAAGCTCATCTTCCTTCTTGGCACATATGGCAGCAGCCCCGGCCACGCTCGATAAATCGAGCGGCAGATTGAACTGCGCACTATGTTCGACATCGCGCCACGTGATCTTAAAGTCCTTGTACACCATCGGAATCTCCATGAAACGCCGACTCTTAACGCCCAAAGGAAAACACTCGTTCTCCCCAAAAAACTCGATATGACCGCAGTCCGTGGAGTCAAAAGAATCTATGTTGATGCTCTGCACACCCGCACCTAGTGGACCATAAAGGCTAATAAAACGTCTGCCCACCAGTACTTGGCGCGCGATTTTGACTACCTTATCGTCTATTTTGGCCCATTGCTCCAAGGAAAATGGCGCGTCCTGCCTTGACAAGAATTCCATATTGCGCACCTCCCTACTCTTTCTTGAGACTGCCGATGGTCGCGCGCCCAGTAGAACTTATACCGAGGGACTCTAGCATTTCTCTAACTTCGCCTTCGCCTTCAGCAAAATGCTCGGCCTCTTGCGGGTCTAAATGCCGCAGCAGGGCCATTAGTTCACCCAC
This genomic stretch from Bacillota bacterium harbors:
- a CDS encoding bacteriocin family protein — encoded protein: MEFLSRQDAPFSLEQWAKIDDKVVKIARQVLVGRRFISLYGPLGAGVQSINIDSFDSTDCGHIEFFGENECFPLGVKSRRFMEIPMVYKDFKITWRDVEHSAQFNLPLDLSSVAGAAAICAKKEDELIFLGNLEQGYEGLLTATGVEKIAKGNWAEGETAFTDVARGIEILVGNGLVSNFALVVSPDLYRQMQRVQPHTGLLESERVGKLVDGQLFQSAVLGTNSAVLVCSEAQNMDLVIGQDMITGYLGPDKLNHSLRVLETVMLRIKRKDAIVVFA